The DNA region GGTTATTTTTTATTACTATTGCATGCTTAGTAGTAATGAGCAATGTAGCGACCGTGCTGGTAGCTAAACGCTCTCTCGCGCAAGCTACTGAGGCTGCTGCCCAACGCGGAGTTCATTCTCTAAATAAGTCCGCTTACTACACTGGCAAGGGAACAATGTTTACGGCTCCTCTCGCGATGATTACAGAACGTGAACACTCTCCGATTCCAATTGATTGTAATCGAGCCTTTCTCAATGTAGTTCTTGAACTGCGTAATTGGAGTAATGACGATGGCTCTATGAAACGACATGAGCTTCAGGGGATAGTTTTAACTAACATGGAGTGTGATGGATCATCACTCGAGATTTCTACGTACTCCGAAGTGAAATTTCCCTTTAAGGTTCCCTTTCTCAACATGGATTCTGCGGTTCTCACCTCGACTGTTGGGACCACGAATCAAGTTCAAGAGGGTTTCTATCTCTTCGGAGTTCGTCTGCACTGATGTATTCGCCTGCACCGATTAGATTCAACGTTCTCTCGATCTGGTACCGAGTTGGCTCTCTCATTTAACTGTTTTCATGTTGTGAGGGCTACTCCGCTATTCTTCGTTCATGGCCGCGCGTGAATATGGATTAGAAATCAACGTTATTGACGCGACCCTGGTTTCAATAGAGAAGGTGTTAGACCTACCCAAACTGCGAGAACAGGCAGTTATTTTGGAAGAAGAGGCCGGCGTTCCCAATCTTTGGGATGACCCAGAGAAAGCTCAAAAAATTACTAGCCGTTTATCACGAGTGCAAGCCGAGATAAACAAGTTAACTGGACTTCGCAGACGAGTTGAAGATTTACCTATTCTCTTTGAATTGGCCGCGAGTGAGCCTGATGGAAGCGGCACAGAAGACGCTGAGCGTGAATTGGATTCAGTAAAGAAATCCATTGGTGAGTTAGAGATTCAAACCCTGCTTAATGGTGAATATGACGAGAGAGATGCATTGATAACAATTCGATCAGAGGCTGGTGGAGTTGAGGCCGCTGATTGGGCAGAAATGATTATGCGAATGTATTTGCGTTATTGCGAGCGCCACAACTTTAAAGTAGATGTCCTGGAAACATCATATGCAGAAGAGGCTGGAATTAAGTCAACAACTTTTCGTGTTACAGCCCCTTATGCATATGGAACCTTGTCAGTAGAGCAAGGTACTCACCGATTAGTTCGTATTTCTCCATTTGATAGTCAAAGTCGACGCCACACATCCTTTGCAGGTGTTGAAGTTGTTCCAGTAGTTGAGCAGAGCGATCACGTTGAAATTGACGAGAAGGAAGTGCGCACCGATGTGTATCGCTCGTCTGGTCCAGGAGGGCAAGGAGTTAATACCACCGACTCGGCGGTTCGATTAACTCATATTCCCACGGGGATTGTCGTCTCATGTCAGAACGAGCGTTCGCAGATTCAAAATAAGGCGACGGCGATGGCGGTTTTGCAATCTAAGTTATTGGAACGTCGCCGGCAAGAAGAGCAGGCGAAAATGAATGCATTAAAAGGTGATAACTCCGGCTCATGGGGAAATCAAATGCGTTCATATGTTCTTGCGCCTTATCAAATGGTTAAGGATTTACGCACAGATCATGAAACAGGAAACACGTCAGCGGTATTAAATGGTGAGATAGATGATTTCATAGAAGCGGGCATTCGCTGGCGCCGCTCAAATTAAAACGCACGGCTAGTTGATTTCATAGAAGCGGGAAATCGATGGCGCCGCTCAAACTAAAACGAGTGAATGTATTGATTAGCTGGGCATAGGTGTGGAGTAAATAAAAGTTGAGAAAGTCCAGAAATACAAACCTTGGAATAAGAGATGGTTCAGCGCGGGAGTGGGTCATTACGGTCAACATCAGGCAAATCACAGATTTTCTAGGCCGGTTTCGGCGTTAGATGCGCGGAATCTGAAGCTTATTCCATAAACTATGGGCAGGCCGAAATCGGATTCCCCGATATCCGACTCGCATATGCAATGGGAGATCTTAATGATTCGCTTTGAAAATGTTACGAAGATGTATCCAGGCCAAGAGCGAGCCGCATTGGACTCGGTCAGTCTCGAGATCGTAAAGGGTGAGTTTGTATTCCTAGTCGGATTATCAGGTTCAGGAAAGTCAACTTTCCTTCGTTTAATTCTGCGCGAAGATCGACCTACCTCGGGAACTATCCATGTGGCGGGCAAAGATCTTAGAACTCTAGCAAACCATAAAGTTCCAGATTTGCGCCGTCAGGTTGGAACCGTCTTTCAAGATTTTCGCCTTCTACCAAATAAATCGATTACTGAAAATGTTGCCTTTGCTCTGCATGTTTTGGGATATTCACAAAAGGAGATTAACCGTGAAGTTCCTGAGGTTTTGGAGCTTGTTGGCCTTGAAGATAAGGGCGATCGCTTGCCCTCAGAGATTTCTGGTGGAGAGCAACAGCGCGTGGCAATTGCCCGCGCATATGTAAGCCGCCCGCCAATTTTGATTGCAGATGAGCCAACTGGAAACTTAGATCCTGCAACCAGTGTTGGAATTATGAAGTTGCTTGATCGAATTAATCGCGAGGGAACCACTGTCTTGATGGCCACTCATGATTCGGGCATCGTTGACCAGATGCGAAAGCGTGTCATCGAGCTAGATCTAGGCCATGTAATACGTGATCAGGTACGTGGTGTTTATGGTTATACGGGATAAGAAGTTACTTGTGATTACATCATCTAGGAGTAAGGGTAAAACATGCGTGCACGGTTTCTCATAAGCGAAGTAGGTATTGGGCTGCGTCGAAATGTGACAATGACCTTTGCTGTAATCGTCACGACCGCCATATCGCTCTCGCTACTTGGAATTGGCCTTCTTGCAAACGCTCAGGTAGGGGCGATGAAGGATTATTGGTACGACAAAATTGAAGTCTCTATTTTCTTATGTGGCTCACTCTCAGAATCACCATCATGTTCTGGCGGTATTGTCACATCAGGACAGCGCCTTGAAATTCAACAAGAAATACAAGAGATGCCTTCGGTTGAGAGCGTTTTCTATGAGTCACAGTCACAAGCGTTTGCCCGCTTCCAAGAGCGCTTCAAGGGTTCGGCGATTGCACAAAATGTGACAGTCGATCAGCTTCCAGAATCATTTCGCGTGAAGTTAAAGGATCCAACTCAATTTGCCGTGATAGTCAGTGCCTTTACCGGCCGACCAGGAGTAGATGTTGTACAAGATCAAAGAAGTATTTTGGAAAAATTCTTTAAACTCTTAGAAGTACTGCGCAACGGCGCTCTACTCGTTGGTTTAGCATCAGTACTTACTGCGGCGATGCTAATTAGCAATACTCTTCGAATCGCTGCGTTCAACCGTCGCCGTGAAACCGGAGTAATGAAACTGGTCGGCGCCTCCTCGTGGTCGATTCAACTTCCATTTCTTTTAGAGGGCATAATCTCAGCGATTATCGGCTGGGGATTGGCGACTGGATTGTTGGCGGCTTTGAAAAGCGTTGTTGATACAAAAGTTGCACCTCTTCTGACATTTACTAAGTTCTTTAGTTGGAATGAGGTCTGGGTGGCATCCGGGTATCTCTTAGGAACCGGGTTATTAGTCTCGACCGTTGCATCTGTGATTACCCTGCGCCGCTACCTGAAGGTTTAAACACCACTCTCTTAGTGAGAGAATACGCCGTGAAGATAAGACGAGAAAACTCGTTTTAAATAGGGGACGGTGATGCGGTTATGGTGAAAGAGGTCGGCCGCAAGGTCATCGCTCAAAACAAAAAGGCGCGCCACGATTATTCAATCGAGGATGTTTTTGAGTGCGGGTTAGTGCTCATGGGCACAGAGGTTAAATCCCTGCGCCTGGGGAGAGCTTCTCTCATCGACGGATTCGCCATGGTTAATGATGGAGAGTTATGGCTCAGCGGGGTCCATATTCCTGAGTACACCGAAGGTACGTGGACTAACCACACCCCAAGACGCGATCGAAAACTATTGCTCCATAAATCCGA from Candidatus Planktophila sp. includes:
- the prfB gene encoding peptide chain release factor 2; this translates as MAAREYGLEINVIDATLVSIEKVLDLPKLREQAVILEEEAGVPNLWDDPEKAQKITSRLSRVQAEINKLTGLRRRVEDLPILFELAASEPDGSGTEDAERELDSVKKSIGELEIQTLLNGEYDERDALITIRSEAGGVEAADWAEMIMRMYLRYCERHNFKVDVLETSYAEEAGIKSTTFRVTAPYAYGTLSVEQGTHRLVRISPFDSQSRRHTSFAGVEVVPVVEQSDHVEIDEKEVRTDVYRSSGPGGQGVNTTDSAVRLTHIPTGIVVSCQNERSQIQNKATAMAVLQSKLLERRRQEEQAKMNALKGDNSGSWGNQMRSYVLAPYQMVKDLRTDHETGNTSAVLNGEIDDFIEAGIRWRRSN
- the ftsE gene encoding cell division ATP-binding protein FtsE — encoded protein: MIRFENVTKMYPGQERAALDSVSLEIVKGEFVFLVGLSGSGKSTFLRLILREDRPTSGTIHVAGKDLRTLANHKVPDLRRQVGTVFQDFRLLPNKSITENVAFALHVLGYSQKEINREVPEVLELVGLEDKGDRLPSEISGGEQQRVAIARAYVSRPPILIADEPTGNLDPATSVGIMKLLDRINREGTTVLMATHDSGIVDQMRKRVIELDLGHVIRDQVRGVYGYTG
- the ftsX gene encoding permease-like cell division protein FtsX, giving the protein MRARFLISEVGIGLRRNVTMTFAVIVTTAISLSLLGIGLLANAQVGAMKDYWYDKIEVSIFLCGSLSESPSCSGGIVTSGQRLEIQQEIQEMPSVESVFYESQSQAFARFQERFKGSAIAQNVTVDQLPESFRVKLKDPTQFAVIVSAFTGRPGVDVVQDQRSILEKFFKLLEVLRNGALLVGLASVLTAAMLISNTLRIAAFNRRRETGVMKLVGASSWSIQLPFLLEGIISAIIGWGLATGLLAALKSVVDTKVAPLLTFTKFFSWNEVWVASGYLLGTGLLVSTVASVITLRRYLKV
- the smpB gene encoding SsrA-binding protein SmpB → MVKEVGRKVIAQNKKARHDYSIEDVFECGLVLMGTEVKSLRLGRASLIDGFAMVNDGELWLSGVHIPEYTEGTWTNHTPRRDRKLLLHKSEMTKLIAKLKDSGTTLVPLSLYFKDGKAKVEIAVARGKKSHDKREAIKAREADREVARVVSRGNSGKSGKATKRYED